The proteins below are encoded in one region of Peribacillus muralis:
- the yqeH gene encoding ribosome biogenesis GTPase YqeH, with translation MNNHQELVCIGCGVKVQTEDPKELGYAPQSALEKETIVCQRCFKLKHYNEVQDVSLTDDDFLKILNKVGETDSLIVKIVDIFDFNGSWLPGLHRFVGRNDVLLIGNKVDLLPKSVKPNKLINWMKQSSKELGLNPVDVLLVSADKGKNILEAADAIERYRKGKDVYVVGCTNVGKSTFINRLIKEVSGEGDIITTSHFPGTTLDMIEIPLDDGQALIDTPGIINHHQMAHYVDKRDFKVIMPKKEIKPRVYQLNEAQTLFFGGLARMDYISGGRRSLTCYLSNELNIHRTKLEKADELYENHAGELLAPPRPEQLEEFPKLIPHEFSLKDGKMDIVFSGLGWVTVNEPGAKVVAHVPKGVNVIVRKSLI, from the coding sequence TTGAACAATCATCAAGAATTAGTATGCATCGGCTGCGGCGTGAAGGTCCAGACAGAAGATCCTAAGGAATTGGGCTATGCGCCTCAATCAGCTTTGGAAAAAGAGACGATCGTTTGTCAGCGCTGCTTTAAATTGAAACATTATAATGAGGTTCAGGATGTATCCTTGACAGACGATGACTTCTTGAAAATCTTGAATAAGGTCGGCGAAACAGATTCCTTGATCGTCAAGATCGTCGATATTTTTGATTTCAATGGAAGCTGGCTGCCAGGCCTTCATCGATTTGTTGGAAGAAATGATGTTCTTTTGATCGGGAATAAGGTCGACTTATTGCCAAAGTCAGTTAAACCGAATAAATTGATTAATTGGATGAAGCAATCTTCAAAGGAATTGGGGCTGAACCCAGTCGATGTTTTACTTGTCAGTGCAGATAAGGGGAAGAACATCCTGGAAGCGGCCGATGCGATTGAACGGTACCGCAAAGGGAAGGATGTCTATGTTGTGGGCTGTACGAATGTTGGTAAATCTACCTTCATCAATCGCCTTATTAAAGAAGTGAGCGGAGAAGGCGATATCATCACGACATCCCACTTCCCGGGCACGACTTTGGATATGATTGAAATTCCTTTGGATGATGGACAGGCATTGATCGATACGCCAGGTATCATTAATCACCATCAAATGGCCCATTACGTGGACAAGCGGGATTTCAAGGTGATCATGCCAAAGAAGGAAATCAAACCAAGAGTGTATCAGCTCAATGAGGCTCAGACGCTATTCTTTGGAGGACTGGCCAGGATGGATTACATCTCCGGCGGAAGACGTTCCCTCACTTGCTACCTTTCGAATGAGTTGAACATCCATCGTACGAAATTGGAAAAGGCCGATGAATTATACGAAAATCATGCAGGGGAATTATTGGCGCCTCCACGGCCAGAACAGCTAGAGGAATTTCCGAAGTTGATTCCACATGAATTCTCTTTGAAAGATGGTAAAATGGATATTGTGTTTTCTGGTCTTGGCTGGGTGACCGTCAATGAGCCGGGAGCAAAGGTCGTTGCACATGTCCCAAAAGGGGTCAATGTCATCGTTCGAAAATCATTAATCTGA
- a CDS encoding YqeG family HAD IIIA-type phosphatase, with translation MLKLFLPSEHVKSIFNIDPQELKKKGIKGVITDLDNTLVEWDRPTATPDLIKWFDNMRDHGILVTIVSNNNENRVRSFSDPLHIPFIHQARKPMSRAFHKARKAMGLKLEETVVIGDQLLTDVLGGNRGGFHTILVVPVAQTDEFRTKINRYFERKIMAFFKRKGMIKWEDHN, from the coding sequence ATGCTTAAATTATTTTTGCCGAGTGAACATGTTAAAAGCATTTTTAATATAGATCCTCAAGAATTGAAGAAAAAAGGGATTAAGGGAGTCATCACGGACTTGGATAATACTCTCGTGGAATGGGACAGACCAACCGCTACGCCTGATTTAATCAAATGGTTCGATAATATGAGGGACCATGGGATTTTAGTGACGATTGTTTCCAATAATAATGAAAATCGTGTCCGGTCATTTTCCGATCCGCTTCACATTCCGTTCATACATCAGGCGAGGAAGCCGATGTCGAGGGCGTTCCATAAAGCCCGTAAGGCGATGGGGCTGAAGTTGGAAGAAACAGTGGTAATCGGCGACCAGCTATTGACGGATGTATTGGGAGGGAACAGAGGTGGCTTCCATACGATCTTAGTCGTTCCTGTCGCCCAGACTGATGAGTTCAGGACGAAAATCAATCGTTATTTTGAAAGAAAGATCATGGCGTTTTTTAAACGAAAAGGAATGATAAAATGGGAGGATCACAATTGA
- a CDS encoding sporulation histidine kinase inhibitor Sda, which yields MQKLSDDLLLESYFKAQNLKLSTEFIRLIETEIHRRALTHKIRSLF from the coding sequence ATGCAAAAACTATCTGATGACCTGTTGCTGGAATCCTATTTTAAAGCGCAGAATTTAAAGTTAAGTACCGAATTCATCCGTCTCATAGAAACGGAAATTCATCGAAGAGCCCTGACACATAAAATCCGATCCTTATTTTAA
- a CDS encoding phosphatidylserine decarboxylase, producing MYQSFYRILIELTNGRYSSGLLKRFSQSRWSKPLILQYVKTFNLNQQEFGEDIKAYSNLHELFTRKLKEEVRPITSLPCAVACPVDGVLEDAGEIRTDKKIVVKGKVYSMEEMLGDELALEKYLGGKYLVLYLSPSHYHRIHAPIKGSVIKRWTLGRKSYPVNKWGMKYGKEPLSKNYRTITELQNEEGSLAMVKVGAMYINSIVITDQSKELEQGQEFSYFSFGSTVVLLFEKNKFELEGNLSIPADVRVGETIGFMKAV from the coding sequence TTGTATCAATCTTTTTATCGGATTTTGATTGAACTGACGAATGGAAGGTATTCATCCGGTTTATTGAAGCGCTTTAGCCAATCTCGCTGGAGCAAACCCTTGATTTTGCAATATGTAAAAACATTTAATCTCAATCAACAAGAATTTGGGGAAGATATAAAAGCATATTCCAATCTGCACGAGTTGTTTACGAGGAAGCTGAAGGAGGAGGTCAGGCCAATTACGTCCCTCCCTTGTGCGGTGGCATGTCCCGTGGATGGCGTTCTCGAGGATGCGGGGGAAATAAGGACAGATAAAAAAATCGTCGTTAAGGGAAAAGTATATTCGATGGAGGAAATGCTTGGGGACGAGCTTGCATTGGAAAAGTACTTAGGTGGCAAATACCTGGTCTTGTACTTAAGCCCAAGTCATTATCATAGGATTCATGCACCGATCAAGGGCTCCGTAATCAAACGTTGGACGCTTGGGAGGAAATCGTACCCCGTTAATAAATGGGGGATGAAATATGGAAAAGAGCCTTTATCCAAAAATTATCGTACAATAACTGAACTTCAAAATGAGGAGGGGAGTTTGGCGATGGTGAAGGTTGGTGCCATGTATATCAATTCGATCGTCATTACCGACCAATCGAAGGAATTGGAGCAAGGCCAGGAGTTTTCTTATTTCAGCTTTGGGTCGACTGTCGTCCTTCTCTTTGAAAAGAATAAGTTTGAGCTTGAAGGCAACCTGTCCATTCCCGCCGATGTCCGTGTCGGTGAAACGATCGGGTTCATGAAGGCCGTTTAG
- the pssA gene encoding CDP-diacylglycerol--serine O-phosphatidyltransferase — translation MFFLHALDQTIKKVKAQTANILTLMNLSLGGFAIIAVMHGQMNLSLLLIFLAALADRFDGMVARKFNIESELGKQLDSMCDIISFGVAPALLLYQGILIEFGAPGTIFTVFYIGCGAFRLARFNISESNGYFTGVPITVAGCIATVSYLAIPYFHPAFFLSLMIILSLLMVSPFKLKKV, via the coding sequence ATGTTTTTTCTACACGCCCTAGATCAAACCATTAAAAAAGTGAAAGCTCAAACAGCAAATATACTTACTTTAATGAATTTATCCCTTGGAGGATTCGCAATAATTGCCGTGATGCACGGCCAAATGAATTTAAGCCTGCTATTGATATTCCTAGCTGCCCTTGCAGATCGCTTTGACGGAATGGTTGCACGGAAGTTCAACATTGAATCGGAGTTGGGCAAGCAGCTTGATTCCATGTGTGACATCATATCTTTCGGCGTCGCACCCGCTCTATTATTATACCAAGGAATTTTAATAGAATTCGGTGCTCCAGGCACAATTTTCACAGTTTTCTATATAGGCTGCGGTGCTTTCCGCCTCGCACGCTTCAATATTAGCGAAAGCAACGGTTACTTTACAGGGGTTCCCATTACGGTCGCCGGCTGCATTGCAACGGTTAGCTATCTGGCCATCCCATATTTCCATCCGGCCTTTTTCTTATCCCTCATGATTATATTATCATTGCTTATGGTCAGTCCATTTAAATTGAAGAAAGTTTAA
- a CDS encoding M3 family oligoendopeptidase — protein MGYSLTWDLDVFFKGGSSSGEFLLFLDEIKEEVQELDQLVSIISPEANDESQFIKAFDLLKNTQMKSKQASAYIGCLEAQNAQDKKAGQLRIEQMKVVASLKMVMSKLDEKLIQLDEAFLQSMLGKEPLNELAFVVNERRKRAKDKLSVKEEALITQLSMDGFEGWSQMYDTIVGSMSIPYKGEMLSVGQAANKFSEPDQKARKELFAAWEQAWEEKSELFARTLNHLAGFRLSVNEKRGWEDILKEPLEIGRMKKATLESMWNVIADHKEPLVRFLQRKAELLDLDKLSWADLDAPLAVTAESKVMEYQEGADFIVQQFSKFGAELASFTRKAFEDSWIEAEDRPGKRPGGFCTGFPLHKQSRIFMTYSGTPSNVSTLAHELGHAFHSYAMRDIHPLNCSYAMNVAETASTFAEMVVSDAAVKEAGSEEERLVQLEDKIQRSVALLMNIHARFLFETRFYDERKQGYVSEERLNELMLDAQKEAYGDALSDYHPTFWASKLHFYITGVPFYNFPYTFGYLFSLGIYANALKEPVGFEEKYIALLKDTGSMKVEDLAMKHLGVDLTTRDFWEEAVHTCMKDVEEFMSLTDPLVKKA, from the coding sequence ATGGGATATTCTTTAACTTGGGATTTGGATGTCTTTTTTAAAGGAGGAAGCTCTTCTGGTGAGTTCCTGCTTTTTTTGGATGAAATCAAGGAAGAGGTGCAAGAACTCGATCAGCTTGTGAGCATCATCTCTCCAGAAGCAAATGACGAAAGCCAATTCATCAAAGCATTCGATCTATTGAAAAACACCCAGATGAAATCCAAGCAGGCCAGCGCCTACATCGGGTGTCTGGAAGCTCAAAATGCGCAGGATAAAAAAGCAGGGCAGCTGCGGATCGAGCAAATGAAGGTCGTCGCTTCGCTCAAAATGGTTATGAGCAAGCTTGATGAAAAGCTGATCCAGCTTGATGAGGCATTTTTGCAAAGCATGCTAGGCAAAGAACCGCTGAATGAGTTGGCATTTGTTGTGAACGAACGCCGAAAAAGGGCGAAGGATAAGCTCTCAGTGAAGGAAGAGGCATTAATCACCCAATTGTCCATGGATGGATTCGAAGGGTGGAGCCAAATGTATGATACGATCGTCGGTTCCATGTCCATTCCGTATAAAGGGGAGATGCTCTCGGTAGGTCAAGCGGCGAATAAATTTTCAGAGCCCGATCAAAAAGCGAGGAAAGAATTGTTTGCAGCCTGGGAACAGGCTTGGGAAGAAAAAAGTGAACTTTTTGCCCGAACGTTGAACCATTTGGCTGGGTTTCGTCTCAGTGTGAATGAAAAAAGGGGCTGGGAGGATATTTTGAAAGAGCCGCTTGAGATCGGAAGGATGAAAAAAGCAACCCTCGAGAGCATGTGGAATGTCATTGCGGATCATAAGGAGCCGTTGGTGAGGTTCTTACAAAGGAAAGCGGAGTTACTGGATTTGGATAAATTGAGTTGGGCGGATTTGGATGCACCGCTAGCGGTTACTGCAGAATCCAAAGTGATGGAATATCAAGAAGGTGCAGACTTCATCGTCCAGCAATTCTCTAAATTCGGAGCTGAATTAGCAAGCTTCACTCGAAAAGCCTTCGAGGATAGCTGGATTGAAGCGGAGGACAGGCCTGGTAAGCGGCCTGGGGGATTTTGTACGGGCTTCCCATTACATAAGCAGTCGAGGATATTCATGACGTATTCGGGTACACCTTCGAATGTGTCGACGTTGGCTCACGAATTGGGACATGCGTTCCATTCTTATGCGATGAGGGACATCCATCCGCTGAATTGTTCATATGCGATGAACGTGGCAGAAACCGCTTCGACCTTTGCTGAGATGGTCGTTTCGGATGCGGCTGTGAAGGAAGCGGGCAGCGAGGAGGAAAGATTGGTTCAGTTAGAAGATAAAATTCAGCGTTCCGTGGCATTATTGATGAATATCCATGCCCGCTTTTTATTCGAGACAAGATTTTATGATGAGCGGAAACAAGGATATGTCAGTGAAGAACGATTGAATGAGCTGATGCTTGACGCCCAAAAAGAAGCATATGGTGATGCATTAAGTGATTACCATCCAACGTTCTGGGCTTCGAAGCTGCATTTCTATATTACCGGTGTGCCATTTTATAATTTCCCGTACACATTCGGTTACCTATTTTCCTTAGGGATTTATGCGAATGCTCTAAAGGAACCTGTTGGTTTTGAAGAAAAATATATTGCCTTATTAAAGGATACTGGGTCAATGAAGGTCGAGGATTTAGCCATGAAGCATTTAGGTGTCGATTTGACTACACGTGATTTTTGGGAAGAAGCGGTTCACACCTGCATGAAAGATGTCGAGGAATTCATGAGTCTGACTGATCCGCTTGTCAAAAAAGCGTAA
- the sigK gene encoding RNA polymerase sporulation sigma factor SigK, giving the protein MPGILTVVGYIIKEFYLFVSYVKNNAFPQPLSAQDEKKYLKLMSEGDGDARNILIEHNLRLVAHIVKKFENTGEDTEDLISIGTIGLIKAIESYSDGKGTKLATYAARCIENEILMHLRATKKTKKDISLHDPIGQDKEGNEISLIDVLKSESEDVIDTIQLNMEIEKVKKYIDILDEREKEVIVGRFGLDLKKEKTQREIAKELGISRSYVSRIEKRALMKMFHEFYRAEKEKEKKAKG; this is encoded by the coding sequence ATGCCCGGAATACTTACTGTTGTCGGCTATATCATCAAAGAATTTTACTTATTTGTTTCCTATGTAAAGAACAATGCTTTTCCCCAGCCTTTATCAGCACAGGATGAAAAGAAATATCTGAAGCTCATGAGTGAGGGGGATGGTGATGCCCGCAACATTTTGATCGAGCATAACCTCAGGCTTGTTGCCCACATTGTCAAGAAATTCGAGAATACGGGCGAAGATACGGAGGATCTGATTTCAATTGGGACGATTGGACTGATAAAAGCGATCGAAAGTTATTCGGATGGGAAAGGCACCAAGCTCGCTACGTATGCTGCGCGATGTATCGAGAATGAGATTCTGATGCATTTGCGTGCGACAAAGAAAACGAAGAAGGATATTTCCTTGCATGATCCGATTGGCCAGGATAAAGAGGGAAATGAAATCAGTTTAATCGATGTGCTGAAATCGGAATCGGAAGATGTCATCGATACGATCCAGCTCAATATGGAAATCGAAAAAGTGAAAAAGTACATTGATATTTTGGATGAACGGGAAAAGGAAGTCATTGTAGGCAGGTTCGGGCTTGATTTGAAAAAGGAAAAAACCCAGCGGGAAATCGCTAAAGAACTAGGGATTTCCCGTAGTTATGTATCAAGGATCGAGAAGCGGGCATTGATGAAGATGTTCCATGAATTTTACAGGGCAGAAAAAGAGAAGGAAAAGAAGGCTAAAGGGTAA
- a CDS encoding YrzI family small protein, translating to MTLNMLFFTITIKMKKMTAEECMQQERINKLREEHLDKAMKHRPFF from the coding sequence ATGACATTGAATATGCTTTTTTTCACAATTACAATCAAAATGAAAAAAATGACTGCCGAAGAATGCATGCAGCAGGAGAGAATCAATAAACTTCGGGAAGAACATTTAGACAAAGCGATGAAGCATCGTCCTTTTTTCTAA
- a CDS encoding YrhC family protein → MKNRTNQTAAILRSKMADFKQFGITLLCVGSFFYLGTILPSDGKTMIDTYAYMGATILFLGVSIVFFRLSNKYKKVLAEMDDQDSLQQ, encoded by the coding sequence ATGAAAAACCGTACAAACCAGACGGCTGCAATACTGCGTTCGAAAATGGCCGATTTTAAACAATTTGGCATCACTTTGCTATGTGTGGGTTCGTTTTTCTATTTAGGAACCATCCTTCCCTCTGACGGCAAAACGATGATTGACACATATGCCTATATGGGAGCGACGATCCTGTTCCTTGGTGTATCCATTGTATTTTTCCGTTTATCAAATAAATACAAAAAGGTCTTGGCAGAAATGGATGACCAGGATTCTTTACAACAATAA
- a CDS encoding bifunctional cystathionine gamma-lyase/homocysteine desulfhydrase, translating into MRKKTQLIHGGIFGDEATGAVSVPIYQVSTYKQDGPGDHRGYEYSRTGNPTRHALEELIKDLEDGKRGFAFGSGMAAMTAVMMLLSHGDHVLMTDDVYGGSFRVMTKVLNRFGIEASFVNTSDIDSIQNEIRDNTKALFIETPTNPLLKITDLEAVAKIAKANGILTIVDNTFSTPYWQNPLTLGADIVLHSATKYLGGHSDVVAGLVVVNDEKIGNDLHFIQNSTGGVLGPQDSWLLMRGIKTLGIRMEEHEKNTSRIVEYLSGHAGVSKIYYPGLENHPNHEIAKKQARGFGGMVSFDVGSAEKAASVLKKVKYFTLAESLGAVESLISIPALMTHASIPAERRAELGITDGLIRLSVGLEDAEDLLEDLEQALRG; encoded by the coding sequence ATGAGAAAGAAAACACAATTGATTCACGGTGGAATTTTTGGTGATGAAGCAACAGGTGCCGTTTCGGTGCCGATTTATCAAGTAAGCACCTATAAGCAGGATGGACCGGGGGATCATCGCGGATATGAGTATTCCCGTACGGGCAATCCTACCCGCCATGCCCTTGAGGAATTGATCAAGGATCTTGAAGATGGAAAAAGGGGCTTCGCTTTCGGCTCAGGTATGGCGGCGATGACAGCTGTGATGATGCTGCTGAGTCATGGCGATCATGTCTTGATGACCGATGACGTTTATGGAGGCTCTTTCAGGGTGATGACGAAGGTGCTGAACCGCTTCGGAATTGAAGCTTCATTCGTCAATACGAGCGATATAGATTCGATTCAGAACGAAATCAGGGACAATACGAAAGCATTGTTCATCGAAACTCCGACGAATCCATTATTGAAAATCACGGATCTGGAAGCTGTAGCAAAAATTGCGAAGGCAAACGGCATCCTTACGATCGTGGATAATACTTTCAGTACGCCATACTGGCAGAATCCACTTACGCTCGGTGCAGATATCGTCCTTCACAGCGCCACTAAGTACCTAGGGGGACACAGCGATGTTGTAGCGGGCCTTGTCGTGGTGAATGATGAAAAAATCGGCAATGACCTTCACTTCATCCAAAACTCCACAGGAGGCGTGCTAGGGCCTCAAGATTCGTGGTTGTTGATGCGAGGCATTAAAACGCTGGGAATCCGGATGGAAGAGCATGAAAAAAATACATCCCGGATCGTTGAATATCTATCCGGTCATGCAGGCGTGTCGAAAATCTATTATCCAGGTCTGGAAAACCATCCGAATCATGAAATAGCGAAGAAGCAAGCACGAGGCTTCGGCGGCATGGTTTCATTCGATGTCGGCAGTGCCGAAAAAGCCGCATCTGTTTTGAAAAAGGTGAAATATTTCACGCTGGCTGAAAGTCTTGGAGCGGTGGAAAGCTTAATCTCCATTCCGGCTTTGATGACGCATGCTTCCATTCCAGCAGAGCGCCGTGCCGAGCTTGGAATAACTGACGGGCTGATCCGACTTTCCGTAGGCCTGGAGGACGCGGAAGATTTATTGGAAGACTTGGAGCAAGCACTAAGAGGATAA
- a CDS encoding PLP-dependent cysteine synthase family protein: MKVFQNIHELIGKTPLMEITHFTLPEGVRIFAKLEYFNPGGSVKDRLGQELLTQALQTGKVKKGGTIIEPTAGNTGIGLALAAINSGVDVIFCVPEKFSAEKQELMRALGAKVVQTPTEEGMTGAIAKAKALLAEIPGSYCPQQFANPANPDAYYKTLGPELWEQLDGKVDVFVAGAGTGGTFMGTSRYLKEKKAAIKTIIVEPEGSILNGGEAGPHKTEGIGMEFLPAYMDETYFDRIHTISDREAFDMVKELALKEGLLVGSSSGSAFAAALNEAANASPGTNIVVVFPDSSERYLSKKIYQGGM; the protein is encoded by the coding sequence ATGAAGGTCTTTCAAAACATACATGAGTTGATCGGGAAGACGCCGTTGATGGAAATTACCCATTTCACGCTTCCTGAGGGCGTTCGCATCTTTGCCAAATTGGAATACTTCAATCCGGGAGGCAGTGTGAAGGACCGCCTCGGTCAGGAGCTTTTGACACAAGCGTTGCAGACTGGGAAAGTGAAAAAGGGCGGAACGATCATCGAGCCGACTGCCGGGAATACCGGGATTGGACTGGCGCTGGCAGCGATAAACAGCGGAGTCGATGTGATCTTTTGTGTACCCGAGAAATTCAGTGCCGAAAAACAGGAATTGATGCGTGCTCTGGGAGCAAAAGTGGTCCAGACCCCAACAGAGGAGGGAATGACAGGAGCGATTGCAAAAGCGAAGGCGTTGCTTGCTGAAATTCCAGGATCTTATTGTCCTCAGCAATTTGCCAACCCAGCCAATCCCGATGCTTATTACAAAACACTGGGACCTGAACTTTGGGAGCAGCTTGATGGCAAGGTCGATGTTTTTGTTGCCGGTGCCGGGACGGGAGGGACCTTCATGGGAACATCACGTTATTTAAAAGAAAAAAAAGCTGCTATCAAAACGATCATTGTCGAACCGGAAGGATCGATTTTGAACGGAGGAGAAGCGGGACCTCATAAAACAGAGGGCATAGGTATGGAGTTCCTGCCAGCTTATATGGATGAAACGTACTTTGATCGTATTCATACGATAAGCGATCGGGAAGCGTTCGACATGGTCAAGGAATTGGCCTTGAAGGAAGGCTTGCTAGTCGGAAGTTCATCGGGCTCGGCATTCGCTGCAGCCTTGAATGAGGCGGCCAACGCATCCCCAGGCACGAATATCGTCGTGGTATTCCCGGATTCCAGTGAACGTTACTTAAGCAAGAAAATTTATCAGGGAGGTATGTAA
- the mtnN gene encoding 5'-methylthioadenosine/S-adenosylhomocysteine nucleosidase produces the protein MKVAIIGAMEEEVTILRDKLEGLEQVTIAGSEFNTGKLNGVEVILLKSGIGKVNAAMSTAVLLERFKPDAIINTGSAGGYHPELNVGDVVISTEVRHHDVDVTVFGYEYGQVPQLPAAFIPDEKLFALAEEAAKEIQDIQVAKGLIVTGDSFMNDPVRVEFVRGKFTDLYAVEMEAAAIAQVAYQFQTPFVIIRSLSDIAGKESNISFDKFLETAALHSAELILKMVGKMK, from the coding sequence ATGAAAGTAGCCATAATCGGAGCAATGGAAGAAGAAGTTACGATTTTACGTGATAAATTGGAAGGTTTGGAGCAGGTGACCATTGCCGGTTCCGAATTCAATACAGGAAAACTGAACGGTGTCGAAGTCATTTTGCTTAAATCCGGTATCGGTAAAGTGAATGCCGCCATGTCAACTGCAGTCCTTTTGGAAAGATTCAAACCGGATGCCATCATCAATACTGGTTCCGCAGGCGGTTATCATCCGGAACTTAATGTAGGGGATGTCGTCATCTCTACCGAAGTTCGCCATCATGATGTCGATGTGACGGTTTTTGGATATGAGTATGGCCAGGTTCCTCAGCTGCCGGCAGCCTTCATCCCGGATGAGAAGCTTTTTGCTCTTGCAGAAGAAGCTGCTAAGGAAATCCAGGATATACAAGTGGCGAAAGGATTGATCGTTACGGGGGACTCGTTCATGAATGATCCTGTCAGGGTCGAATTCGTCAGAGGGAAATTCACGGATCTATATGCTGTGGAAATGGAAGCGGCAGCGATTGCACAGGTAGCCTACCAATTCCAAACACCATTTGTCATCATCCGTTCGCTTTCGGACATCGCAGGTAAGGAGTCCAATATTTCCTTTGATAAGTTCCTTGAAACGGCGGCCCTTCATTCAGCGGAATTGATTTTGAAAATGGTTGGGAAAATGAAATGA
- a CDS encoding class I SAM-dependent methyltransferase — translation MGREFLDLFEEWSKSYDDTVGGHDIEYQEVFKHYDKILDSVTKRAHGHVLEFGVGTGNLTERLLKEGLKVTGIEPSPAMREIAVGKLGNVTHIADGDFMDFPEPEQVDTIVSTYAFHHLTDEEKEKAIASYGKLQNTGGKIVFADTMYQSKEAHEQAISEATQAGFHNLAKDLQTEYYTTIPFLEKVLEAHGYTVNFERCNQFVWIMEAEKL, via the coding sequence ATGGGCAGAGAATTTTTGGATTTATTTGAAGAATGGTCGAAATCGTATGATGATACTGTCGGTGGACACGATATTGAATATCAAGAGGTATTTAAACATTATGATAAGATCTTGGATAGCGTGACGAAGCGGGCTCATGGGCATGTTCTTGAGTTCGGGGTGGGCACCGGGAATTTAACGGAGAGGTTATTGAAGGAAGGCCTCAAGGTTACCGGCATCGAGCCTTCACCGGCAATGAGGGAGATTGCGGTCGGCAAGCTGGGCAATGTAACGCATATAGCCGATGGCGATTTCATGGATTTCCCTGAGCCTGAGCAGGTCGATACGATCGTGAGTACGTATGCATTTCATCATTTGACGGATGAAGAAAAAGAAAAAGCGATAGCCAGCTATGGAAAGTTACAGAATACTGGTGGTAAAATAGTGTTTGCGGATACGATGTATCAATCGAAGGAAGCGCACGAACAGGCGATTTCCGAGGCAACGCAGGCAGGCTTCCATAATTTGGCGAAAGATTTGCAAACGGAATATTACACAACCATTCCTTTTTTGGAAAAAGTTCTTGAAGCACATGGTTATACGGTGAACTTCGAGCGCTGCAATCAATTTGTCTGGATTATGGAGGCGGAAAAATTATAG
- a CDS encoding DUF2536 family protein yields MNFQLDLNLFEDKIEFFEAESIKNLEEKIQAQIEINKAIMLQVHSVSHEMYVSEEGRRFYSAVVHFKAKK; encoded by the coding sequence ATGAATTTCCAGCTCGACTTAAATCTATTCGAAGATAAAATAGAGTTTTTCGAAGCAGAAAGCATCAAGAATCTCGAAGAAAAAATCCAGGCACAGATCGAAATCAATAAAGCGATCATGCTCCAGGTTCATTCCGTATCACACGAAATGTATGTAAGCGAGGAGGGCAGACGTTTCTATAGTGCAGTCGTTCACTTCAAGGCAAAAAAATGA
- a CDS encoding YrrS family protein has protein sequence MGSRFNQRDQKRKVNKIYNIAITIVSVLIVIVAITIFLSDGGTKADPTTTEPKQIADKDKGKVDKPAGKVEEKDSEKEADEDLKAKEESEEGATEDEEASDEGGDAELVEVEGSGDGNVAATYTSEAWKPVGTEQSGDHTASFQKDSVDWNEMRKAIALGAGIDEGSMKLWWLQNGGSPNTAIGTVSAGDNPKTYRVHIEWVDGSGWKPEKVEELKVNDKRK, from the coding sequence TTGGGCTCAAGATTCAATCAACGAGATCAAAAAAGAAAAGTAAATAAAATATACAATATTGCAATAACCATCGTTTCCGTTTTAATCGTCATAGTCGCCATCACCATTTTCTTAAGTGATGGCGGTACAAAAGCTGATCCGACCACGACTGAACCAAAGCAAATTGCCGATAAAGACAAGGGCAAAGTGGACAAACCAGCTGGAAAGGTGGAAGAAAAGGATTCAGAGAAGGAAGCGGACGAAGATCTTAAAGCAAAAGAGGAAAGTGAAGAAGGGGCAACAGAGGATGAAGAAGCTTCTGATGAAGGAGGGGATGCCGAGTTGGTGGAAGTCGAAGGCAGCGGAGATGGCAATGTCGCGGCTACCTATACGAGTGAGGCCTGGAAACCAGTCGGTACCGAGCAATCCGGGGACCATACGGCAAGCTTTCAAAAGGATTCGGTCGACTGGAATGAAATGCGTAAAGCCATTGCGCTCGGAGCTGGGATCGATGAAGGAAGCATGAAGCTATGGTGGCTTCAAAATGGCGGCTCGCCCAACACGGCAATCGGTACCGTATCTGCTGGGGACAATCCAAAAACCTATCGGGTCCATATCGAATGGGTCGACGGTTCTGGCTGGAAACCTGAAAAAGTTGAAGAATTGAAGGTTAATGATAAACGCAAATAG